A genomic region of Raphanus sativus cultivar WK10039 chromosome 6, ASM80110v3, whole genome shotgun sequence contains the following coding sequences:
- the LOC108832588 gene encoding uncharacterized protein LOC108832588 isoform X2 yields MDHDLDENESLRARVKQLEHERNELQKDIEQLCMQQAGPSILGVATRMHFQRTASLEQEIESLKMKLANCTREKHNLQEELTEAYRVKAQLADLHAGEVAKNLEAEKQVRFFQGSVAAAFSERDKSVMEAEKAKEKAERMSEKLGEIEMRLEELSSDCLVQKRLNDTLQADVAKLEEQTKVFAGVIEKFYDIRKASLCESLEVNLHDKCASLLDDPKESWTFNDPSTSEYVAALEGELGKLKNTLENLKSKLRVGLEIENHLKKRVHALEKKNIVADGMIVNGIADLRHHHSELRDYIINLLNEEGLYIKSIFKDLEERLKLRPSELHNVVLVPPLQHDLKPDESECRDVHITTAVDSCQHEDPSFSKITAESRADASEALAQALQEKLEEPIFTKIRPESRADASEAFAQALQEKVGALLLLSQQEERYLHEENINAALQRKVDELQRNVLQVTNEKVRNLMELARLRQEYQSLKDKMSGTRDGEITEKSGRIVMSNEKEGRLKNMWKKSYINRWIDSSSREGGSHSNTEADYAGNIDYARMKVEYAALKESLESMGHLTTSIRRLRLALLKVKEMNDTETSARSCEVAISNILVEATHLKTALGISIPISWSAESDSESVTDGESSCDKTDSVSAAGFEMVELVILAAEIMKVQHN; encoded by the exons ATGGATCATGATTTAGATGAGAACGAGAGCCTAAGGGCTCGGGTTAAACAACTCGAACATG AGCGTAATGAACTGCAGAAAGATATTGAACAGTTGTGCATGCAACAAGCTGGACCTAGCATTCTTGGTGTGGCTACTCGAATGCATTTCCAGAG GACAGCTAGCTTGGAGCAGGAGATAGAGAGCCTAAAAATGAAGTTAGCTAATTGCACAAGGGAGAAACACAATCTTCAGGAGGAACTTACAGAAGCTTACCGGGTCAAA GCTCAGTTAGCAGATTTACATGCTGGAGAAGTAGCAAAG AATTTGGAAGCAGAGAAGCAGGTTAGGTTTTTCCAGGGCTCGGTGGCAGCTGCTTTTTCTGAAAGGGATAAATCAGTTATGGAG GCTGAGAAAGCTAAAGAGAAAGCTGAAAGGATGTCAGAGAAACTTGGTGAAATTGAGATGCG GTTAGAAGAACTCAGCTCCGATTGTCTTGTACAAAAGAGACTAAATGACACATTGCAAGCTGACGTGGCAAAACTTGAAGAACAGACTAAAGTCTTTGCAGGG GTGATTGAGAAGTTCTATGATATCCGTAAAGCTTCGCTCTGTGAGTCCCTTGAAGTGAATTTGCATGACAAGTGTGCAAGTTTATTGGATGATCCTAAAGAATCATGGACTTTTAATGATCCTTCAACATCAGAATATGTA GCTGCACTTGAAGGAGAGTTGGGGAAGCTTAAGAACACTCTGGAAAATCTTAAAAGTAAACTACGAGTT GGCTTAGAAATTGAGAATCATTTGAAGAAGAGGGTTCATGCATTGGAAAAGAAGAAT ATTGTTGCAGATGGGATGATTGTAAATGGAATTGCAGATCTGCGCCATCATCATTCTGAATTGAGGGACTACATCATTAACTTACTTAACGAGGAAGGACTATACATTAAATCGATTTTCAAAGATCTGGAGGAAAGACTTAAACTTCGTCCATCAGAATTACATAATGTAGTACTAGTGCCACCACTGCAACATGATTTGAAGCCAGATGAATCTGAATGCCGGGATGTGCATATAACCACAGCTGTTGATTCTTGCCAA CATGAGGACCCTAGTTTTTCCAAAATCACGGCTGAAAGTAGAGCTGATGCATCTGAAGCCCTTGCGCAAGCATTACAAGAAAAG CTTGAGGAACCTATTTTCACCAAAATCAGGCCTGAGAGCAGAGCTGATGCATCTGAAGCCTTTGCGCAAGCACTACAAGAGAAG GTTGGAGCTCTTTTACTTTTATCACAGCAGGAAGAAAGATATTTACATGAAGAAAATATCAATGCAGCTCTCCAACGGAAAGTAGATGAGCTTCAAAGGAATGTCTTGCAG GTGACAAACGAAAAGGTTAGAAACCTTATGGAGTTAGCACGACTACGACAGGAATATCAATCGCTAAAAGA CAAAATGAGTGGTACAAGAGATGGAGAAATAACGGAGAAAAGTGGGAGAATAGTTATGAGCAATGAGAAAGAGGGAAGACTAAAGAATATGTGGAAGAAGTCTTACATAAATCGTTGGATTGACTCAAGTTCAAGAGAAGGTGGAAGTCACTCGAACACTGAAGCAGATTATGCTGGTAACATTGATTATGCCAG AATGAAAGTAGAATACGCAGCTTTAAAAGAGAGCCTTGAAAGCATGGGGCACTTGACTACTTCAATCCGCAGGCTTCGTCTAGCGCTCTTGAAG GTAAAGGAGATGAATGATACTGAAACATCTGCGAGAAGTTGCGAAGTAGCGATTTCCAACATCCTTGTGGAGGCAACCCATTTAAAGACTGCTCTTGGCATCTCCATACCAATTAGCTGGTCGGCTGAATCAGACAGTGAATCAGTTACTGATGGTGAATCAAGCTGTGATAAGACGGATTCTGTTTCTGCTGCAGGATTTGAAATGGTGGAGCTTGTTATTCTAGCAGCCGAGATAATGAAAGTACAACACAACTGA
- the LOC108832588 gene encoding spindle pole body protein pcp1 isoform X1 produces the protein MDHDLDENESLRARVKQLEHERNELQKDIEQLCMQQAGPSILGVATRMHFQRTASLEQEIESLKMKLANCTREKHNLQEELTEAYRVKAQLADLHAGEVAKNLEAEKQVRFFQGSVAAAFSERDKSVMEAEKAKEKAERMSEKLGEIEMRLEELSSDCLVQKRLNDTLQADVAKLEEQTKVFAGVIEKFYDIRKASLCESLEVNLHDKCASLLDDPKESWTFNDPSTSEYVAALEGELGKLKNTLENLKSKLRVGLEIENHLKKRVHALEKKNIVADGMIVNGIADLRHHHSELRDYIINLLNEEGLYIKSIFKDLEERLKLRPSELHNVVLVPPLQHDLKPDESECRDVHITTAVDSCQVIKHEDPSFSKITAESRADASEALAQALQEKLEEPIFTKIRPESRADASEAFAQALQEKVGALLLLSQQEERYLHEENINAALQRKVDELQRNVLQVTNEKVRNLMELARLRQEYQSLKDKMSGTRDGEITEKSGRIVMSNEKEGRLKNMWKKSYINRWIDSSSREGGSHSNTEADYAGNIDYARMKVEYAALKESLESMGHLTTSIRRLRLALLKVKEMNDTETSARSCEVAISNILVEATHLKTALGISIPISWSAESDSESVTDGESSCDKTDSVSAAGFEMVELVILAAEIMKVQHN, from the exons ATGGATCATGATTTAGATGAGAACGAGAGCCTAAGGGCTCGGGTTAAACAACTCGAACATG AGCGTAATGAACTGCAGAAAGATATTGAACAGTTGTGCATGCAACAAGCTGGACCTAGCATTCTTGGTGTGGCTACTCGAATGCATTTCCAGAG GACAGCTAGCTTGGAGCAGGAGATAGAGAGCCTAAAAATGAAGTTAGCTAATTGCACAAGGGAGAAACACAATCTTCAGGAGGAACTTACAGAAGCTTACCGGGTCAAA GCTCAGTTAGCAGATTTACATGCTGGAGAAGTAGCAAAG AATTTGGAAGCAGAGAAGCAGGTTAGGTTTTTCCAGGGCTCGGTGGCAGCTGCTTTTTCTGAAAGGGATAAATCAGTTATGGAG GCTGAGAAAGCTAAAGAGAAAGCTGAAAGGATGTCAGAGAAACTTGGTGAAATTGAGATGCG GTTAGAAGAACTCAGCTCCGATTGTCTTGTACAAAAGAGACTAAATGACACATTGCAAGCTGACGTGGCAAAACTTGAAGAACAGACTAAAGTCTTTGCAGGG GTGATTGAGAAGTTCTATGATATCCGTAAAGCTTCGCTCTGTGAGTCCCTTGAAGTGAATTTGCATGACAAGTGTGCAAGTTTATTGGATGATCCTAAAGAATCATGGACTTTTAATGATCCTTCAACATCAGAATATGTA GCTGCACTTGAAGGAGAGTTGGGGAAGCTTAAGAACACTCTGGAAAATCTTAAAAGTAAACTACGAGTT GGCTTAGAAATTGAGAATCATTTGAAGAAGAGGGTTCATGCATTGGAAAAGAAGAAT ATTGTTGCAGATGGGATGATTGTAAATGGAATTGCAGATCTGCGCCATCATCATTCTGAATTGAGGGACTACATCATTAACTTACTTAACGAGGAAGGACTATACATTAAATCGATTTTCAAAGATCTGGAGGAAAGACTTAAACTTCGTCCATCAGAATTACATAATGTAGTACTAGTGCCACCACTGCAACATGATTTGAAGCCAGATGAATCTGAATGCCGGGATGTGCATATAACCACAGCTGTTGATTCTTGCCAAGTAATTAAG CATGAGGACCCTAGTTTTTCCAAAATCACGGCTGAAAGTAGAGCTGATGCATCTGAAGCCCTTGCGCAAGCATTACAAGAAAAG CTTGAGGAACCTATTTTCACCAAAATCAGGCCTGAGAGCAGAGCTGATGCATCTGAAGCCTTTGCGCAAGCACTACAAGAGAAG GTTGGAGCTCTTTTACTTTTATCACAGCAGGAAGAAAGATATTTACATGAAGAAAATATCAATGCAGCTCTCCAACGGAAAGTAGATGAGCTTCAAAGGAATGTCTTGCAG GTGACAAACGAAAAGGTTAGAAACCTTATGGAGTTAGCACGACTACGACAGGAATATCAATCGCTAAAAGA CAAAATGAGTGGTACAAGAGATGGAGAAATAACGGAGAAAAGTGGGAGAATAGTTATGAGCAATGAGAAAGAGGGAAGACTAAAGAATATGTGGAAGAAGTCTTACATAAATCGTTGGATTGACTCAAGTTCAAGAGAAGGTGGAAGTCACTCGAACACTGAAGCAGATTATGCTGGTAACATTGATTATGCCAG AATGAAAGTAGAATACGCAGCTTTAAAAGAGAGCCTTGAAAGCATGGGGCACTTGACTACTTCAATCCGCAGGCTTCGTCTAGCGCTCTTGAAG GTAAAGGAGATGAATGATACTGAAACATCTGCGAGAAGTTGCGAAGTAGCGATTTCCAACATCCTTGTGGAGGCAACCCATTTAAAGACTGCTCTTGGCATCTCCATACCAATTAGCTGGTCGGCTGAATCAGACAGTGAATCAGTTACTGATGGTGAATCAAGCTGTGATAAGACGGATTCTGTTTCTGCTGCAGGATTTGAAATGGTGGAGCTTGTTATTCTAGCAGCCGAGATAATGAAAGTACAACACAACTGA
- the LOC108832588 gene encoding uncharacterized protein LOC108832588 isoform X3, whose translation MSVMNCRKILNSCACNKLDLAFLVWLLECISRASLEQEIESLKMKLANCTREKHNLQEELTEAYRVKAQLADLHAGEVAKNLEAEKQVRFFQGSVAAAFSERDKSVMEAEKAKEKAERMSEKLGEIEMRLEELSSDCLVQKRLNDTLQADVAKLEEQTKVFAGVIEKFYDIRKASLCESLEVNLHDKCASLLDDPKESWTFNDPSTSEYVAALEGELGKLKNTLENLKSKLRVGLEIENHLKKRVHALEKKNIVADGMIVNGIADLRHHHSELRDYIINLLNEEGLYIKSIFKDLEERLKLRPSELHNVVLVPPLQHDLKPDESECRDVHITTAVDSCQVIKHEDPSFSKITAESRADASEALAQALQEKLEEPIFTKIRPESRADASEAFAQALQEKVGALLLLSQQEERYLHEENINAALQRKVDELQRNVLQVTNEKVRNLMELARLRQEYQSLKDKMSGTRDGEITEKSGRIVMSNEKEGRLKNMWKKSYINRWIDSSSREGGSHSNTEADYAGNIDYARMKVEYAALKESLESMGHLTTSIRRLRLALLKVKEMNDTETSARSCEVAISNILVEATHLKTALGISIPISWSAESDSESVTDGESSCDKTDSVSAAGFEMVELVILAAEIMKVQHN comes from the exons ATG AGCGTAATGAACTGCAGAAAGATATTGAACAGTTGTGCATGCAACAAGCTGGACCTAGCATTCTTGGTGTGGCTACTCGAATGCATTTCCAGAG CTAGCTTGGAGCAGGAGATAGAGAGCCTAAAAATGAAGTTAGCTAATTGCACAAGGGAGAAACACAATCTTCAGGAGGAACTTACAGAAGCTTACCGGGTCAAA GCTCAGTTAGCAGATTTACATGCTGGAGAAGTAGCAAAG AATTTGGAAGCAGAGAAGCAGGTTAGGTTTTTCCAGGGCTCGGTGGCAGCTGCTTTTTCTGAAAGGGATAAATCAGTTATGGAG GCTGAGAAAGCTAAAGAGAAAGCTGAAAGGATGTCAGAGAAACTTGGTGAAATTGAGATGCG GTTAGAAGAACTCAGCTCCGATTGTCTTGTACAAAAGAGACTAAATGACACATTGCAAGCTGACGTGGCAAAACTTGAAGAACAGACTAAAGTCTTTGCAGGG GTGATTGAGAAGTTCTATGATATCCGTAAAGCTTCGCTCTGTGAGTCCCTTGAAGTGAATTTGCATGACAAGTGTGCAAGTTTATTGGATGATCCTAAAGAATCATGGACTTTTAATGATCCTTCAACATCAGAATATGTA GCTGCACTTGAAGGAGAGTTGGGGAAGCTTAAGAACACTCTGGAAAATCTTAAAAGTAAACTACGAGTT GGCTTAGAAATTGAGAATCATTTGAAGAAGAGGGTTCATGCATTGGAAAAGAAGAAT ATTGTTGCAGATGGGATGATTGTAAATGGAATTGCAGATCTGCGCCATCATCATTCTGAATTGAGGGACTACATCATTAACTTACTTAACGAGGAAGGACTATACATTAAATCGATTTTCAAAGATCTGGAGGAAAGACTTAAACTTCGTCCATCAGAATTACATAATGTAGTACTAGTGCCACCACTGCAACATGATTTGAAGCCAGATGAATCTGAATGCCGGGATGTGCATATAACCACAGCTGTTGATTCTTGCCAAGTAATTAAG CATGAGGACCCTAGTTTTTCCAAAATCACGGCTGAAAGTAGAGCTGATGCATCTGAAGCCCTTGCGCAAGCATTACAAGAAAAG CTTGAGGAACCTATTTTCACCAAAATCAGGCCTGAGAGCAGAGCTGATGCATCTGAAGCCTTTGCGCAAGCACTACAAGAGAAG GTTGGAGCTCTTTTACTTTTATCACAGCAGGAAGAAAGATATTTACATGAAGAAAATATCAATGCAGCTCTCCAACGGAAAGTAGATGAGCTTCAAAGGAATGTCTTGCAG GTGACAAACGAAAAGGTTAGAAACCTTATGGAGTTAGCACGACTACGACAGGAATATCAATCGCTAAAAGA CAAAATGAGTGGTACAAGAGATGGAGAAATAACGGAGAAAAGTGGGAGAATAGTTATGAGCAATGAGAAAGAGGGAAGACTAAAGAATATGTGGAAGAAGTCTTACATAAATCGTTGGATTGACTCAAGTTCAAGAGAAGGTGGAAGTCACTCGAACACTGAAGCAGATTATGCTGGTAACATTGATTATGCCAG AATGAAAGTAGAATACGCAGCTTTAAAAGAGAGCCTTGAAAGCATGGGGCACTTGACTACTTCAATCCGCAGGCTTCGTCTAGCGCTCTTGAAG GTAAAGGAGATGAATGATACTGAAACATCTGCGAGAAGTTGCGAAGTAGCGATTTCCAACATCCTTGTGGAGGCAACCCATTTAAAGACTGCTCTTGGCATCTCCATACCAATTAGCTGGTCGGCTGAATCAGACAGTGAATCAGTTACTGATGGTGAATCAAGCTGTGATAAGACGGATTCTGTTTCTGCTGCAGGATTTGAAATGGTGGAGCTTGTTATTCTAGCAGCCGAGATAATGAAAGTACAACACAACTGA